The Arachis hypogaea cultivar Tifrunner chromosome 19, arahy.Tifrunner.gnm2.J5K5, whole genome shotgun sequence genome has a window encoding:
- the LOC112775595 gene encoding uncharacterized protein isoform X1 — protein MVGSILESWAELIVSHRPLSSKMARKGRFMKKSKVGPGCQRLQTAPPPASATHRDDSEILLNSGDSVPPTSRLFLSPRSVPRPAPQTSTTTIQNSEPSRVNSMDNANDVDSVDQEADDSFVNSRAQNRKERKTTEFWKVRIIDSDGTIKPARLSVREAMEWPNGRKIVLRFNKAKQAIGNEPGLLSGVLGLLGSDFGKFPICEESWHKITTKDKVYNECVKQIFHIDEDSERTIKKNILKSMGKSWKETRPRLYNAYFEPTFTTEQNIENRPPGIDREHWRWFLDYRAKHETKKKCKKNAKNRSKQQYTHTGGSKSFA, from the exons ATGGTTGGGAGTATCTTAGAGTCCTGGGCAGAACTTATAGTCTCACAT CGCCCATTATCTTCTAAGATGGCTAGAAAAGGTCGTTTCATGAAAAAATCGAAAGTAGGACCAGGATGTCAGCGACTACAAACGGCTCCGCCTCCGGCCTCTGCTACCCACCGCGATGACTCTGAAATTCTCCTGAACAGTGGTGATAGTGTCCCTCCAACTTCACGCCTGTTCCTTTCGCCGCGCAGTGTACCAAGGCCTGCTCCACAAACGAGCACAACTACCATTCAGAACTCGGAGCCAAGCCGTGTAAACTCTATGGATAATGCCAATGATGTAGATTCTGTTGATCAAGAAGCTGATGACTCCTTTGTCAATTCTAGAGCTCAAAATCGCAAAGAACGCAAGACTACAGAGTTTTGGAAAGTCAGGATAATCG ATTCTGATGGCACAATCAAGCCAGCAAGACTAAGCGTGAGGGAGGCTATGGAATGGCCTAACGGTAGAAAGATCGTGCTCAGGTTCAACAAGGCAAAGCAAGCAATTGGAAACGAGCCTGGACTGTTGAGTGGCGTGCTTGGTCTGCTAGGATCTGACTTTGGAAAATTTCCTATCTGTGAGGAAAGTTGGCATAAGATTACCACTAAGGACAAAGTTTATAACGAATGTGTCAAG CAAATTTTTCACATTGATGAAGATAGTGAAAGAactatcaagaaaaatattttgaaaagtatgGGAAAATCCTGGAAGGAGACAAGGCCGAGGTTGTATAATGCTTATTTCGAGCCAACGTTCACGACTGAACAAAATATTGAGAACCGTCCGCCAGGAATCGATCGAGAGCATTGGAGATGGTTCCTTGACTATCGCGCCAAACATGAAACGAAG AAGAAGTGCAAGAAAAATGCGAAAAATCGATCAAAACAACAATATACCCACACTGGAGGTTCGAAAAGCTTTGCATGA
- the LOC112775595 gene encoding uncharacterized protein isoform X2 yields the protein MARKGRFMKKSKVGPGCQRLQTAPPPASATHRDDSEILLNSGDSVPPTSRLFLSPRSVPRPAPQTSTTTIQNSEPSRVNSMDNANDVDSVDQEADDSFVNSRAQNRKERKTTEFWKVRIIDSDGTIKPARLSVREAMEWPNGRKIVLRFNKAKQAIGNEPGLLSGVLGLLGSDFGKFPICEESWHKITTKDKVYNECVKQIFHIDEDSERTIKKNILKSMGKSWKETRPRLYNAYFEPTFTTEQNIENRPPGIDREHWRWFLDYRAKHETKKKCKKNAKNRSKQQYTHTGGSKSFA from the exons ATGGCTAGAAAAGGTCGTTTCATGAAAAAATCGAAAGTAGGACCAGGATGTCAGCGACTACAAACGGCTCCGCCTCCGGCCTCTGCTACCCACCGCGATGACTCTGAAATTCTCCTGAACAGTGGTGATAGTGTCCCTCCAACTTCACGCCTGTTCCTTTCGCCGCGCAGTGTACCAAGGCCTGCTCCACAAACGAGCACAACTACCATTCAGAACTCGGAGCCAAGCCGTGTAAACTCTATGGATAATGCCAATGATGTAGATTCTGTTGATCAAGAAGCTGATGACTCCTTTGTCAATTCTAGAGCTCAAAATCGCAAAGAACGCAAGACTACAGAGTTTTGGAAAGTCAGGATAATCG ATTCTGATGGCACAATCAAGCCAGCAAGACTAAGCGTGAGGGAGGCTATGGAATGGCCTAACGGTAGAAAGATCGTGCTCAGGTTCAACAAGGCAAAGCAAGCAATTGGAAACGAGCCTGGACTGTTGAGTGGCGTGCTTGGTCTGCTAGGATCTGACTTTGGAAAATTTCCTATCTGTGAGGAAAGTTGGCATAAGATTACCACTAAGGACAAAGTTTATAACGAATGTGTCAAG CAAATTTTTCACATTGATGAAGATAGTGAAAGAactatcaagaaaaatattttgaaaagtatgGGAAAATCCTGGAAGGAGACAAGGCCGAGGTTGTATAATGCTTATTTCGAGCCAACGTTCACGACTGAACAAAATATTGAGAACCGTCCGCCAGGAATCGATCGAGAGCATTGGAGATGGTTCCTTGACTATCGCGCCAAACATGAAACGAAG AAGAAGTGCAAGAAAAATGCGAAAAATCGATCAAAACAACAATATACCCACACTGGAGGTTCGAAAAGCTTTGCATGA